A segment of the Nilaparvata lugens isolate BPH chromosome X, ASM1435652v1, whole genome shotgun sequence genome:
ttggcatttctctttatgtttaaatgtttatatgttgcacattcactgcgaaacgcggtaatagattttcatgcaatttgacagatgttccttttcaaattgtgcgtcgatgtatatacaaggtttttggaaatttcaaggataatataaaaggaaaaaggagccttcttcgtATGCCAATATATTagagtaagaatcagactatagaattattcatcataaatcagctgtcgagtggattataataaattgcatgccatgatgcatatctcaatgtaacttggggaaagaaatcagcagctgtgtagactattgattgcatgcctcattgaatgcaatttttatgcactattaaatgaactattgattgcatgcaataacacatgcaattaataactaaaataccaTAGTATTGGCTCTCaaattttctctgctttgaacttgggctgtcctgttgccagtatgtcttgaaggagattagcttttgatgttagcatttttgatacaccaacccgaacagccattagccgttttcacaccaatATCTTGCCAACATGACACAACAGGATAGAATTTACatgtgcatgtcgctggcctgGCTATGATCGAATTTCAACATACTAACCATGTcaatatttagtacctatttcgtactatttagtacctccAATGAAAAAATTTGTACCTCACCCCTAACTGAgttattgatttttctaaagtcTGGGCCAGAGACATGGTTGCCCGGctatcttcaaatttgaactcAAGCTGTGCACcaatatttagtacctatttAGTACTATTTATTTCCTCCAATGAAAAAATTTGTACCTTAAAGATGGCGGAGATACAGCATGAAAATAGttagggtcaatgacctctcagcccggctatgtctgaatttcaccaatctaaatatgccaatatttagttcccatttagtactatttagtacctacaatagaattttttttatctcaatggttacagagttattgcatgaaaatagtTGGGGTCAATAacctctcagcccggctatgTTTGATTTTCATAAATCCAATCATGCCATTTAATagtacctatttcgtactatttggtaccttcaaaaaaaaaatttcacctCAAAGGTAACAGAGGAAATACAGCATGAAAATAGttagggtcaatgacctctcagcccggctatgtctgaatttcaccaatctaaatatgccaatatttagttcccatttagtactatttagtacctacaataaatttttttttatctcaatggttacagagttattgcatgaaaatagtTAGGGTCAATGACCTTTCAGCctggctatgtctgaatttcatcaatccaattatgccaatatttagtacctatttcgtactatttagtaccaacaataaaaattttattttctcaaaggTTACAGAGTTATTGCATGTAATAGCAGGGGTCAATGACCTCTGCCCATGGGCAAGTCACTggcccggctatgtctgaatttcagtaCTATTTAGTACCACCATTAAAAACATTTGTACCTTCATGTAGAGCTTGCACTATGTCAGTGGAGCGGCGCaacgtggcgtggcgtggctatgtctgaatttcaacaaactaaTAATGCCAATATCTAGTATCCATTTTTTACCATTTAGTaccattattaaaaacatttgcACCTTTATGTAGAGTGTGCACTACGAAGGTGGAGCGGCGCAACGCAGTGCGGCGTATCAAGTGATCAAGTGTACCTCCATCACATAGAAGAAAGAATTCCTCCTACTTTGTGACCTCCATGCATTGGACCGCAGCGCGGCGCAAATCTCGAATAGTCTCTGAACTTTTCGGGATCGGAACCACGTCGTGCTGTGCCGCGCTTGCAGTGAAagagaatattatcattaatacaTAGTACATAATCAGGtaattcacaaaaaaaatctatacatcaattattaaacaattataattcatattaatatttatcCTACCAAGTACTTTATCAAATTATCAGTTATTTCGTTATCAACAAACACAATTTATGAGCTGAGCTATGcttatcttttaatattttataatgttgaTTATTAATCTTGAGTGTAGAATTATCAGTgttattcattattgtttatCACATGAAGCAACAAATTACCTATCATTAATGTAATTCGATATTGATGATGTTTGTTTTAGTAAACCTATAAAACAGTTGTCCCTAAGATACCTATTCTAGAATTAGAAAAAAGGGTGGGCACCTACACTAATTGTTTCTTCAATCCAATCATATGCATAAAATATGGttatcaaaatttaaacataaaacataatatATGCGGTTAAACTCCAACTGGACACAATAACTAATTCCATCCTAAACTTGAATGGGAAACAAACAATTTGAAAGTGCTTATAAAGTAATCAATTAGCTGCaagtattaaaaattattattcattaaacacaaatatttccaaattaagaagcaataatataattatagaatcACAAATTTATATGGTATCAGCATATAAATATGTAGTTTCAAGTCTAGCCGGTATTTAGACTCTCATTCCAATCTTGAAGacacaaaatattgataaacacctgaaaatagaattatcatcaatttaattaattagaAGTAGCAAACATACCCTTAATATTTGATGAGATAGTTTATCTCATGAGATTCACATAGTTTATCTCACGGTGAGGTTCACATTGCTGTCAAGGTTGTCAGGTTCTTTGCTAGGGTCCTCTGGTAGGATCTCCCGGTGACGAAACCTCTTCATCATCGCCTGATTGGTTCGCAGCATCTTGCCGGTAGCGACCTCCTGCAGAGCATAGCATCCCTTGCCCAGGATGTCTGTCACTCGATAGGGTCCCTTGAATTTAGGACATAGTTTAGCtgagaattttttcaatttactcGATAATACATGGTTGTGGATCAAAGTCAAATCATTAATCATAAATTGTCTTCTAGGTTTATGATTCATTTGATATTTACATCTATGAATCACACCTCTATTTTTGATGcgatacaatatttttttgtttcggATCTCTTCTCGTTCCAATGTGAAATCATTATCACTCTTGGAAATTTcacatatttgaaaattatattagtcAATTTTCTATTCAGCATGAGCTCCATCGGTATATGATTAGTAGTCTCACTGAaagtattattaataacaaattcTGCTTTGTCTATACCATAGGTGATGTTTATCGGGTTGAATGTAGGTTCGTAGGACACGTCCTACCTCTTTCAATTGTCGTTCAGACAGATTCGATTCAGGatgataaatagaaatataataatatttgatacCAAGTTCAGTCATAGCATTGCGCCAAGCTTTGCACTGGAAATAGGTTCCGTTGTCACTGATTATGGAATCAAAAGATCCATAATCTTGAATGTATTGTTTCACACATTTTATTAAACTTACTGCATTAGCTTTCACCAATGGATACAATTTAGTGAATTTGGTGAATCCATCATGGATGATAGCTACCCATCTATATCTTCCACCCGGAAGCTCTccaaatacatcaataaatactttcttACCTCTATGTTCAGATATA
Coding sequences within it:
- the LOC111058631 gene encoding uncharacterized protein LOC111058631 isoform X2 — protein: MEVNNKQINNDLQTHSYDSDSPRVMEDNCNLYNEVLISEDKNEVNTHDLGPYRVTDILGKGCYALQEVATGKMLRTNQAMMKRFRHREILPEDPSKEPDNLDSNVNLTVR